Part of the Halobaculum halobium genome, CGCGTACGGGAGCCGGACGGAACCGAGCCCCGAGGACATGGACCTGGAGGCGTCGACGGGGTACGACGCGTCGATGCTCGGGCGCGAGCGCTACGCGGAGTACTACAACGACTTCTACGACGAGCTGACGTGCGCCGGCGCGCGCTTCTTTTCGGTGTATCAGGGCTACGGCGGCGCCGAGGGCCACAAGGGCGACTACGCCAACACCGTCTCGCAGTTCGCCGACGACATCGCCAACGGGGAGTCGCCGGTGCTGTGGGGTGACGGAACCCAGACGCGCGACTTCACGCACGTCGACGACATCGTCCGCGGTCTGGAGTTGATCGCCGACCACGAACTGGCAGGCGTGTACAACCTCGGCACCGGCGATCCGTACTCGTTCAACGAGATGGTCGAACTCATCAACGACGCGCTCGGCACGGCCGTCGAACCGGAGTACGAGCCGATCCCGTTGGAGAACTACGTCCACGACACCTGCGCCGACATCACGAGGATCCGCGAGGCGACCGGCTGGGAGCCCGAGGTCGACTTCGAGGAGGGCGTTCGCCGCGTGTGTGCGCCGTACCGAACCTCGGCGTAATCTGTCGGTCGCGTAGTCGGCCGGACGCGTAGCCAGCCGGTCGCGTAGTCAGTCGCTCTCGTAGTCAGTCGCTCTCGTC contains:
- a CDS encoding NAD-dependent epimerase/dehydratase family protein, which translates into the protein MNDARVLVTGGAGFIGSNLANALAAAGNDVIALDNGYLGTPENLSAAVEFVEADVLDEGLPTDVDVVFHLAALSSRQMLEENPRQGARVNIEGFVNVVEQARDDGCDTVVYASTSSAYGSRTEPSPEDMDLEASTGYDASMLGRERYAEYYNDFYDELTCAGARFFSVYQGYGGAEGHKGDYANTVSQFADDIANGESPVLWGDGTQTRDFTHVDDIVRGLELIADHELAGVYNLGTGDPYSFNEMVELINDALGTAVEPEYEPIPLENYVHDTCADITRIREATGWEPEVDFEEGVRRVCAPYRTSA